DNA sequence from the Azospirillum thiophilum genome:
CCTTCAAGGAGCAGGAGGGCGCCTTCCTGGTCGGGGTTCTGGCGGCGCTGGCGTCGAAGACCGGGACCGTCGGCTTCGTCGGCGCGCTCGACATCCCGCTGATCCGCAAATTCATCGCCGGCTTCGAACAGGGCGCCCGCCATGCCCGCGGCGACATCCGCGTCCTGGTCAATTTCGTCGGCACCACGCCGGCCGCCTTCAACGACCCGACGGCCGGCGGCGAGGTGGCGCGCAGCCAGTTCCAGCGCGGGGCCGACGTGGTCTTCGCCGGGGCCGGGGTGTCGAATTTCGGCATCTTCGCCGCGGCGCATGACGGCCGGCGGCTGGCCATCGGCGTCGACAGCAACCAGAACTACCTGTATCCCGGCACCATCCTGACCTCGATGCTGAAACGGGTCGATCTGGCGGTGGACTCGGGTTTCCGGGCGGCGCAGCGCGGCAGCTGGAGCGCCGGGACGGTGGCCTTGGGCCTGGCCGACGGCGGGGTCGACTATGCGGTGGACGAGAACAACCGCGCGCTGCTGACCCCGGCGATGCTGGAGGCGGCGGAGGCCGCCCGCCGCGGCATCGTCGCCGGCCGCATCCCGGTGGCGGACGGCAGCTGATTCCGGAGTCCGCTTCCCGCGGAGGGGCCGGTCAGGCCGGCGCCTCGCAAGGCTGCCAGCCGCGGGCGGCGGACAGGTCGGCGCCCTTCAGCGTGGCGAAGCTGGTCTTGATCGCCGTCAGGTCGGTGCCGCGCAGCACCACCCCGGCAAGGCTGGCGTCGCGCAGGTCGGCCCCGGTCAACTGCGCCTTGGCGAAGCTGGTCGGCCACAGCCGGCTGCCGTCGCCGCTGATGTCGACCTTGCGGAACTTGGCCCGCCACAGCTTGGCCCCGGCCAGATTGGCGCCCTCCAGGTTGCAGCCGGACAGGTCGGCGCTGGTGAAGTCGGCATCGCGCAGGTCGCTGTAGGACAGGTCGGCCATCATCAGCTTGGCGCCGGAGAAATCGGCCCCGCGCAGCCCGCAGAAGCGCATCACCGCCCCGCACAGCAATTGGTTGGTGAAGTTGTAGCCGCGCAGGTCGACCCGCTGCAGCTCGATGCGCTCCCCGCCCTTGCCCAGCTTGTCGACCCAGATCTGATGGCCGGCGATCAGGTCGGTCATCCGCGCCGCGGTGGTGGTCAGGCCGGTGCCGTCGACGTCGACGCCGTGCCGCTCCAGCGCCGTGCGCAGTTCCTCGTTCAGGCGGGCGCCGCACATCAGCACGCCGTCCAGCGTCGCCTTGCGCATGATCGCCCCGGTCAGATCCGCGCCGATCAGGATGGCGCCGCTGAGGTCGCTGCCGCTGAGATCGGCGCCGGACAGGTCGCTGCCGGAGAAGTCGCACTGCGACATGCGGCAATCGCTCAGCACCGCCTGGGACAGGCTGCAGCCGACGAAGGTGGTGGTGCCGTCGCTGTTGCCGGCCGCCCGCAATTCCCCGGCCTCCAGCACCATGCCGCGGCGCAGGTCGGCGCCCTGGAAATTGGCGTTCACCAGCCGGGCGCCGTCGACCCGCGCGCCGCGCAGGTCGGCACCCTGCAGCTGGGCGCCGGTCAGGTCCGCCCGCGACAGGTCGGTGCCGTAGAGATCGGCCTTCGACAGCACGATGCCGGCCATCCGCGCCCGCGCCAGGCTGGCCCCGGTCAGCTTGGCGCCCGACAGGTTGACGCGGTTGAGGCCGAGCCCGGCCAGGTCGTAGAAGCTGAGATTGGCGCGCCGCCCCCTGCCCGTCGGGTCGCGCAGCAGCCATTGCTGATGCCGCATCAGCGCGTCGCGAACCGCCCGAAGGTAGCGTTCATCCATCATGCGGCGCGTCGTGCCCCGGCAGTGCCGCCCCGGACACGTCGTCCCGGACTGTTGGCTTCCTCGATGTTACCGAAACCGCGGCGAATCCGGAAGGCATGACCCGTCGAACCTTCGCCGAATCCGCAAGATTCTTTTGTTACAGGGTCGCATTCTGTCCGTCATGGGCCCGCCCTACCGTCGCAGCCCCGGCCCGGCCCCATCACATCCGCGCGAGCGGCCCTTCCCCGGCTTGGGTTCCGGGCATGGCCGACCAATATGGTTGGTCTGGACATCGACGATCAGCAGGAGGAGACCGGCGGCATGCCCGAATCGGACAACAAACAGGCGGACGCCAGCGGGCGGGACTGGAAGCGCGCGCTGTCGCCCAACCAGTACAAGGTCCTGCGCGAACACGCGACGGAATATCCCGGCACCAGCCCGCTCAACGGCGAGAAGCGGACCGGCACCTACCGTTGCGCCGGCTGCGGCCAGCCGCTCTATGCCAGCGCAACCAAGTACGAGAGCGGCTCGGGCTGGCCCAGCTTCTGGGAGCCGTTGCCGGGGGCGATCGAGACCACGACCGACCACAAGCTGGCCTATCCGCGCACCGAGGTTCATTGCGCCGCCTGCAAGGGCCATCTCGGCCATGTCTTCGACGACGGGCCGGAGCCGACGGGCAAGCGCTATTGCATGAACGGCGTCGCCATGACCTTCGTCCCCGGCGAAAAGGCCGACTGAACCGAATGGCCATGGCCGGGCGGCGCCGCTTGGATCGGATCGCGTAAAATCGGCATCGATTTGAAGCGTGAATCCGATCGCCAAAACATAAGGCTGGAATTTCGTGCGTTTCATATTGAACGCACGAAACTCCAGGCCCGCCCGGTCCTATTCCTCCAACAAAAGTCGGGTTTCCCCCAGGTCGGCTAAAAATTACAACCCTGGAACGGAGGCCGATGGTATGATCGGCCATGCGCAGTGCCGTGCGGCGGCCATGCGGCGGGGTGTCGCGATGGCATCGCGCCCCGTCCCCGCCCATGGCACGATGCGCCGGCGTTGTCGGCGCCACGTTGCGGCTGGGGGAGGGCGAATGGTCATTTCGGCCGAGTTCCTGGGGATGCTGCTACTGATCGCCAGCGCCGCCGCGCTCGGTCTGTCCATCGTGGTGGATGTCGGCCGCGTCAGCGCCGAGAAGACCCGCGAGGCGATGAACCAGCGCCAGTACGACAAGAAGCGTGCGGCTCTCGCCGAATGGCGGCAGAAGACCGAACGCAAGCGCGTCGACCTGACCACCCTGCAAGCCCGCCTGACCGAGTTCAACGGCCGCCGCCAGAAGGCGCTGACCGAGCTGAAGGCTTTGGAATATTCGAAGATCGAGCTGGTGCATGAGCTGGGCGACCAGGACACCGACGGCGAAGTCTTCTGGGCCCAGCTGGCGGTCGGCCCCAATTTCAACGAGCTGGACCGCAAGGACATCGTTTTTTCCCGCCAGATCTGGGAATACCGCAACGTCGCGCACATCACGGCGCCTTCGGCCGAACAGGCGCACGGCATGGTGCGGACCAGCTTTTCCCAGCGCAACGGCCTGATCTCCTCGCCGGTGGTGCCGCTGGCACTCGCCCCCGATCCCGAGGCCGAGACCGAGGCGTCCGCAGCATGACGGGTGCCGCATGACCGGGATGATGCTGTATTTCGCGCTGGGCCTGATGGTGCTGACCGTCCTGTCCAACCGCTACTGGCGCCGCCAGCTGGCGCTGACGCGCATCGCCATGTCCAAGCTGAAGGAAAAGGTCGACGACGTGACCAAGGAGGTCGCCGACGTCGCCTCCGACTATGCGCAGCTCGCCCATCACCATGCCGAGACGGAAAAGCGCGTGCAGAAGGCGGAGATCGAACTGCAGGCCGCCATCCTGGAGCTGGACAGGAAGAAGGCCTCCGCGCTCGACCGCTATTTCATCTTCGACCGCAACGAGCCGCGCCCCGGCCGCTTCTGGGAGGTCGCGGTGCGCTTCAGCCCGGCCGGCGCCAGCTTCGCGGACCAGCGCGGCTTTCGCGGCTGGACGGGGGTCCGCCGCTATCTGCTGATCGCCGATGGCGACCGCGAGGCGCGCGAACGGGTGGCCGCCCGCTATCCGCGCCGCGCCGGATTCGAGGTTGTGGAGGTCGCCGGCTGCCGGCTGAACGGGCTGACCGTCAACCGCATCTCCGAACTCAGCACCTTCCGCAAGCCCGGCAAGCCCGAGGAGGACGGCGCCCCGGCCCGTCCGCAGCGCCGGACGACCTCCACCGCGCAATCCTGACCGGCTCCGCCGACGGCGAAAGACCGGGCGCAAGGCCGACGACGGAAAAAACGCCTCAGTCGACCGCCGCCTGAAACATGTAGCCCATGCCGTGGACGGTGACGATACGGGCCGGGTCGGCCGGGTCATGCTCCACCACCCGGCGCAGGCGGCGGACCAGCCGGTCGATCGAGCGGTCGTAGGGCACCGAATCGCCGCGCAGGGTCAGGTCCAGCAGATCGTCGCGGCTCAGCACCCGGCCGGGATTCTCGACGAAGGCGGCCAGCAGCTCGAACTCGGCGGAGGTCAGGCGGGCGTCCTCGCCGCCGGGCGCGCGCAGCCGGCGCTTGTCGAGATGCAGTTCCCACCCGTCGAATCGCTTGACCCGGCCGCCGGCCGGCCGAGTCGGGCGGGCGATGCGGCGCAGCAGGCTGCGGGTGCGGGCCAGGATCTCGCGCGGCTCGAACGGCTTGGTGATGTAGTCGTCGGCCCCAAGTTCCAGCCCGATCAGCCGGTCCATCCGGTCGGAGCGCCCGGTGATCAGGATGATGCCGATGTTGGAGACGGCCCGCAATTCCCGCGTCACCGCCAGCCCGTCCTTGCCCGGAAGCCGGATGTCGAGCAGCAGCAGGTCGATCCGCCCGCGCGCCAGCAGCACCGACAGCTGGTCGCCGTCACGCGCCAGCATCACCCGGTAGCCTTCGCCTTCCAGGTAGGCCTTCAGGGTTTCGCGGGTGATGGGATCGTCGTCGACAACCGCAATCGTATGCATCGTCCCCCGCGCAGGACCTCCAAGGGGTGGCGGAATGCCGGCCACGCCAATGTTAAGGAAACTATCGGTTCCGCCGGCCAGTTACAACGGTGATGCGCCGGACCGCGCCCCATCCGTCCCGCCGCTCGATTGTATGGATGTCCCGCGGTTTAAAATAGGGACAATTGCGCCGAACTTGCCAGCACGCCGGGACAATGCCACATTTGTCCCCATGACAAATTGGACCCCGACCCTGGAGGGCCGCCCCGGCCCGCTTTATCGCGTCATCGCCGACGCGCTGGCCGATGACATCGCCGATGGCGTGCTGGCGGTCGGCACGCGGCTGCCAACCCACCGCGACCTCGCATTCCGCCTTGGCGTGACGGTGGGAACGGTGACCCGCGCCTATGCCGAGGCGGAAAAGCGGGGGCTGATCGGCGGCGAGGTCGGGCGCGGCACCTTCGTCCAGGGCCAGCGTGCACCGGCGGCGCTCCCGCTGCCCGGCTGGCCCCCGGCGGTGCAGGCGGCGGCCGGTCCGGTCATCGTCAACATGACCACGGTCCATCCCGAACATGCGGTGGCGGCCCAGGCCCTGGGCCAGGCGCTGACCGCCATCGGGGCTTCCGGCCATCTCGCGGCGCTGATCGGCTACGGCCCCCATGCCGGGTTGCCCGAGCATCGCGCCGCCGCCGCCGCCTGGCTGGAGCGCCAGCACCGGGTGAAGGCGGCGGCCGAGTCGGTCCTGCTGACCACCGGCGCGCAGAACGCGCTGGCGGTGGCGCTCGCCGCGATCGCCCGCCCCGGCGACGTCATCCTGGCGGAGCGGCTGACCAACATCGGCACCAAGGCGCTGGCCGCCACCCAGGGCTACCACCTGGAAGGGGTCGCCATCGACGAGCATGGGCTGGTGCCGGACGCCTTCGACAGCGCCTGCCGCCGGCTGGGGCCGAAGGCGGCCTACCTGGTGCCGACCCTGCAAAACCCGACCGCGGTGGTGATGCCCGAGGCGCGCCGCCACGAGATCGTCCGGATCGCCCGGCGCTATGGCGTGATCCTCATCGAGGACGACGTGTTCGGCTTCATGGTGCCCGACACCCGGCCGCTTCAGACCATCGCCCCCGACATCACCCTCTATGTGTCGAGCGTATCGAAGAGCCTCGCCGCCGGCCTGCGGCTGGGCTTCGTCGTCGCCCCGCCGGAATTGCGCTCGCGCGTCGAGACCACCATCCGCGCCCTGCAATATTCCGCTCCCGCCCTGCCGGCGGAGGTCGTGACGCGCTGGATCCAGGACGGCACCGCCGACCGCATCGTCGCCACCCAGCGCGAGGAGGATCTGGCCCGCCAGCGGCTCGCCCGCTCGATCCTGCCGGCCGAGACGGTCTGCGGCCACCCGGCAGCCCAGCATCTCTGGCTCGTGCTGCCCGAACCATGGCGGCGCGAAGATTTCGTCGGCGAGGCCCGGCGGCGCGGCGTGATCGTCATCGGCGCCGACGCCTTCGCCGTCGGCCGGGCCAGCGCGCCCCACGCCGTGCGCCTCGGCCTGAGCATGCCGCGCAGCCGCGACGAAGCCGCCCGCGGCCTGCGCGCGCTGGCCGACGCGCTGGACGCGCCGGCGGCGGCGATGCTGTCGATCGTGTGAGGCCACGCAAGGGGCGGGAGGGCCGGCGGCGTGTCCCTCTTCCTCCTCTTCTTGCCCGCTTTCTTTCGCTGCCCTCTTTTCTGGCCGCCACCATTGTTTAATTATTGAAACATCGCGAAAAAGTTCATTCGCGCACCGCCATTTTTGACTTTCTTGCCGCACTCCCTCGCGTATATGATTGCAAATACCTGCATTTCATCAACCAAGGCTGCGCGGCGCCACGATGACCTCCTGTCCAGCGGACCGCAGCGTCCTACCGGCCCTCGTCGCCGCACGCGACCCCGACAGCGCCGCCTGGCTCGCGGGCCTGCTGGCCGCCCCACCCCTGCCCGGCACTCCCGCCTTCATGCGCGCCTTCGCGGCGGCCGGCCGCCGGCTGCGCGAAGCCCCGCCGCCGCGGGGCGACGAGGTGACGGCCCTCATGGCGCTCGGCATCGCGGCACCCGCCTTGTGGAGCGGTCCGCGGCTGCTGCGCGCCGCCCTGCTCGCCACCGCCGTCGAGGAAGCGGATGGGGCGGCGGATGGGAAGGCGCCGGCCCGGCTGACCGCGGCCTTCCGCACCTCCGACAGCGAGGAGCGGGCGGCGATCCTCCAGTCGCTGATGCTGCTGCCCGATCCGGCGCGCTTCGCCGCACTGGCCGCCGACGCCTGCCGCTCCAGCGTGCAGCCGGTGTTCGAGGCGATCGCAGGAGACAATCGCTTCCCCGCCGCCCATCTGTCCGAACCGGTCTTCAACCAGATGGTGCTGAAGGCGGTGTTCACCGGCATGCCGCTCGCCCGCGTCGCCGGGCTGGCGGAGCGGACGACCCCCGCCCTGCGCCGTATGGCGGCCGATTTCCGCAGCGAACGCCGCGTCGCCGGCCGCATCGTGCCGGCGGATCTCGACCTCCTGCTCGACGCCGTCTCCGCCGACCATTCAGCCACCTATCCAGCCAATGGGATCTCCACGCCATGAAGCTGTTCGACCCGCACATCCACATGACGTCGCGCACCACCGACGATTACGCCGCCATGCGCCGGGCCGGCATCATCGCGGTGACCGAGCCGGCCTTCTGGCTGGGCCAGCCGCGCACCCATGCCGGCAGCTTCGAGGATTATTTCCTGTCGCTGGTCGGCTGGGAACGGTTCCGCGCCAGCCAGTTCGGCATCCGCCATTTCTGCACGCTGGGCCTCAACCCGAAGGAGGCCAACAACCCCGACATCGTCGATCCGGTGCTGGAACTGGTCGACCTCTATCTGGAGAAGGACGGTGTCGTCGCGGTGGGCGAGATCGGTTATGACGACATGACCCCGGCGGAGGACGACATCCTGTCCCGGCAGGTGGAGATGGCGATCCGCCACCGCCTGCCGATCATGGTCCACACACCACACCGCGACAAGAAGGCCGGCACGCGGCGCACCATCGACCTGCTGCGCGAGGCCGGGGTGCCGCCGCACATGGTGCTGATCGACCACAACAACGAGGAAACGCTGCCGATCACGCTCGACAGCGGCTGCTGGGCCGGCCACACCATCTATCCCGGCAGCAAGATGGACGAGCCGCGCATGGTCGGGCTGGTCCAGACCTATGGCGCCGAGCGGATCATGGTCAACAGCTCGGCCGACTGGGGCATCAGCGACCCGTTGAAGGTGCCGAAGACGGTCGCGGCGATGGAGGAGGCCGGCATTTCCGCCGCGGCCATCGAAACCATCGTCTGGCGCAATCCCATCGCCTTCTACGCCCAGAGCGGCCGTCTCGACCCGGCGGAGCTGGAGGAGACGCTGCCGGTCGACCAGCGCCTGCTGTTCGAGGGCAACACGGTGCTGCGCGGCCAGAAACCGACGGTGGAGCTGCCTGCAACCGCAGCCGACCACGTCGCCGAACCGGCATGACGCTCACGCGCCGGACCCTGGTCCTGAACGTGGTCGGCCTGACCGCCGACCTGTTGCCGCACGCCCCTGCCCTGTCGGCGCTCGCCACGCGCGGCGTCCGGCCGCTGGTGCCGCCGCTGCCGGCGGTGACCTGCACCGTGCAGGCCAGCATGCTGACCGGGCGGACGCCATCGGGCCATGGCTGCGTCGCCAACGGCTGGTACGACCGCGACCTGTCGGAGATCCTGTTCTGGAAGCAGAGCAACCGGCTGGTGTCCGGCGAGACCCTGTGGGAGGAGGCGCGCCGCCGCGACCCGTCCTTCACCGGGGCCAAGCTGTTCTGGTGGTACAACATGTATTCGGGCGCCGACCTCAGCGTCACCCCGCGCCCGGTCTATTGCGCCGACGGCCGCAAGCTGCCCGACATCCACAGCCGGCCGGCCGGGTTGCGTGACGAGTTGATCAAGCGGCTCGGCCCCTTCCCGTTGTTCCGCTTCTGGGGACCGGGGGCCGACATCGTCTCCAGCCGCTGGATCGCCGACTGCGCGGCGGAGGTGGAACGGCGGATGCGCCCCAGCCTGTCGCTGGTCTATCTGCCGCACCTGGATTACGACCTCCAGCGCTTCGGCCCCGACGACCCGCGCATTCCGGCCCAGGTCGCGGCGGTGGACGGGCTGTGCGCCCCGCTGATCGAGCGGGCGGAGCGCGAGGGCATGCGGGTGATCGTGCTGTCGGAATACGGCATCACCAATGTGACCGGCCCCATCGCCATCAACCGCGCACTGCGCGAGGCCGGGCTGATCGCGGTGCGCACCGAACAGGGCGGCGAGTTGCTCGACCCCGGCGCGTCGGAGGCCTTCGCGGTGGCCGACCACCAGATCGCCCACATCCATGTCGCCCGCCCCGAGCAGGTGCCGGAGGTGCGGGATCTCGTCGCCGGGCTGGATGGTGTGGAGCGGGTGCTGGACCGCATCGACCAGCGCGCGGCCGGCATCGACCATCCGCGCTCCGGCGATCTGGTGGCGATCAGCCGGGCCGACCGCTGGTTCAGCTACCCCTATTGGCTGGACGACGCCCGCGCCCCCGACTTCGCCCGCACGGTGGAGATCTTCCGCAAGCCCGGCTACGACCCGGCGGAGCTGTTCATCGATCCGGCGATCCGTTGGCCGAAGCTGGCCATCGGCTGGCGGCTGGCGCGCAAGGCGCTGGGCTTCCGCACCCTGATGGACCTGATCCCGCTGGACGGCGGTCTGGTCAAGGGTTCGCACGGCCGCCCCACAGACCGGGCGGAGGCCGGGCCGCTGCTGATCTCCTCCGAGCCGGCCCTGCTGCCGGACGGCCCGATCCCGGCGGAGGCGGTGAAGGGGCTGATCCTGTCCCACCTGTTCGACTGATGGCAGGAGACATGGCGCCGGCCCCGCATGGCTGCCCGGCCGCAGGGGGACGGGCGGCCCTCCCGTAACAGGCCTCGTCGCCGGAAAAGGCGGCGGGCGCTGTTGTGGGAGGCTTTGCGATACGATGATTCCGGAAACTTGGCGGGCTTGCGGCAGCGCGTTCGCGGCTGGGCTGGCGCTGTTACTGGCGGCGGCACCGGCCGGGGCGATGACCCTGCAGGAGGCGCTGTCGCGCGCCCAGGCGACGAATCCGACGTTGGCGGCGGAGCAGGCCCGCCTGCGCGCAGTGGACGAGCAGATCCCGCAGGCGATGTCCGGCTACCGGCCGACGGTCACCGCCACGCTGGGAATCAGCCGCGACCTGACCGACACGCGCTATGAAGGCATCGGCAGCGAGCGGACGGAGACCAATGCCAAGAGCGCATCGGTCACTGCCAGCCAGCCGCTCTTCGATGCGACCGTAGCCTCGGCCGTGCGCCGGGCCGAACGGCTGGTCGAGGCGGAACGCGCCACCCTGCTGGCGACCGAACAGACCGTGCTGCTGAACGCCGCGACCGCCTATCTCGACGTGGTGAAGAACCAGGAACTGGTGGCACTCAACACCGCCAACGTGGCGCTGCTGCAACGGCAGTTGAAGGCGGCGCAGGATCGCGCCCGGGTCGGCGAATATACCCGCACCGACGTCGCCCAGGCCGACTCCCGGCTGGCCCAGGCGGTGGCGTCGCGGCTGGCGGCGGACGGCACGCTGGAGACGGCGCGCGCCGGCTTCGTCCGCATCGTCGGCAGCCTGCCGGGAACACTGGCGGCGCCCAAGCCGGCCTTCCGCCTGCCCAAGACACTGGAGGAGGCATCGGCGCTGGCCCGCGCCAACAACCCGTCGGTCCTCAGCGCCGCCTATGCGGAGGACGCCCAGCGCCACTATATCGACCGGCAGTTCGGCCAGATGCTGCCCTCCGCCAGCCTGTCGGCCAGCGGATCGCGAAGCTGGGATCCCGGCCGCGACGACGGCATCGACTACACCCGCACCGACAGCCTGACCGCGCGCGTGCAGGTGACAGCCCCGCTCTATCAGGCCGGCCTGCCGGAGTCCCAGGTTCGTGAAGCGAAGCAGACGGCCGGACAGTACCACATGCAGACCCGCGAGCAGGGCAATCAGAGCGTCGAGAGCGCCGTCACCGCCTGGGCGGCGCTGGAAGCGGCGCGGGCCAACATCCACTCCTACCGCGACCAGATCAAGGCGGCCCAGACCGCGCTCGACGGCCTGCGGGAAGAGGCCAAGGTCGGCAGCCGCACCCTGCTGGACGTGCTGGACCAGGAACAGGAACTGCTGACCAGCCGGGTCAATCTGGTCGGCGCCCAGCGCGACGAAACGGTCGCCGCCTTCCAGCTGCTCGCCGCCTGCGGACAGCTGTCGGCGGAGCGGCTGGGGCTGGAAAAGCGGGCGCACTGAGGGGAAAGGTCGAGGGGGCGACCGGAACCCCACCGCCCCCTCCATCGTCCCTTCCCCCGGCTTACTTCACCGGAATGCCGCCCCAGGTGCCGGACACCGGCGCGACCGCCGTGGCGGCCTCGGCCGCCGGAGCCGGCGACTGGAGCGCAGCGCTGGCCGGCGGATTCTCGGCCGGGCGGTTGAACAGCTCGCAGTTCGGGATCTCGCCGACGCACATCTTGCCGATCAGATCCCAGCTCTTCGCCGGATCCGGGCGGACCTGGGCGAAGTTGGCGAAATTCTGGCTGACGATCGGCGCGTCGGGCAGCGGCGCCGCCTGCTTCGGCACGCCGGAGAAATAGAAGGACTGCGGCTTGCGGTAGGGCTCGGTCGAGGCGCCTTCCGACGGCACCGGCTTGCCGGGCTTGTCCGGGGCGACGTTCGGCGGATGGCGGTACGGCTCGTCGGTCAGCCCTTCGGTGTCCGGCACCGCCTTGGCGTTGAAGGCATAGCCGAACAGGATGCCGCCGTTGGCGGTCTGGTCCGGGCTGACGCCGGTCTGGGCCGGGCCGCCATTGGTGCCGACCCAGATCGAATAGCCCTGGATCTGATAGTTCAGCCGGGCGCTGTCGCCGCTGCTGTAGGGCAGATGCTTGATGAAGTCGCGCCGCGGCGGGTGGTTCAGCGGCGAGAAGCTGCAGCAGGGCGGCATGCCCGCCGGCCGGTCCTGCTCATAGGTCAGGAAGAAGGCGCGGTCGCCGAGCGAGACGAAGGAACAGGTGAACTGGTTGCTGCCGGGGAAGATCGGCAGGCAGCGCTTCTCGTAATGCTCCATCATCGCGCCCTTGCCCATCGGGCCGGCGACGGTGCTGTCGTAATAGGTCGAGCCGTAGGAGACCTCGTAATCCTCGCCTTCCTTCAGCGGGGCCGGCGGCTTGCCGTCATAGGGCGGCGGCGCTTCCACATATTTGTTGAAGACCCGGTACATCGTCCAGTTGGTCGACCAGAAGGCCGGGAACAGCGGGTCGGACGGCTCGCCGGCATTGCGCGGGACGACGCAGCCCTTCCACGGGCAATTGCTGACCCAGGACGGGTTGTGGACGCCGAAGGTGGCGTAGATGTTGCCGAAATCGCGGGCCTGGGCGGCCCCGGACAGGGCGGTCAGCCCCAGGACGGCCGCCCCCATGGCGATGGCACCGGCCGTGATGGTGCGGAGGAATCCGGTCATGTCAATGATCCTTGGTGCGTCGGAAATACCGTCAGGGGATGTATTGCCAGGTCGGCGCGGCGCACTTGCCGGTCCCGTCGTTCAGCGGCGTCTGCATCAGGCTCTTCGCCTGGATCTTCAGGTCGAACATCAGCGCGACGGCGTCGTTGATCTTGTCGGGATTGCCGTTGAAGGACTGGTGCAGCGCCTTCAGCAGGTTCGAGTAATAGGTGTTGAAGGATTGCGACTGGATCGCCGCCGCCGAGCCGGGCGGATAATCCTCCTGCTTGGGGTCGTCGGGAATGTCGGCGACGCCGGTCGGGTCGAAGGGGATGGTCTCGTCGGTGAAGACCCAGTCGTCCCCCTGCTTGGCGATCTTGCGGCCCTTGTAGATCTCGTAATAGGTGTAGTAATGGGCCATGTCGCCGGTGTCGTCCTCGGTCGGGGCGGTCGGCGTGCCTTCGCCTTCGACGATGATGCGCTCGATGGCGGCCTGGGCGTCGGCAAGGCACAGGATCGGCTTGATGCCGAACATGCCGTAGACCTGCCCGTCCGGCTTGCCGGAGAAGACGCCATCGCCCAGAGCGGTCAGCGCCTTGGCGATGTCCTCGTAGAACTCGCCGATGGTGCGGTAATTGTCCTGGATGTCGGAGGCCGCCTTCAGCAGCCCGGTGTCCTTGATGTCGACCGGATCGGCCGGCTCCTCGATCACCATGAAGCAATTCTTGATCTGGTCCTTGGAGAAGGGACGCAGATGCACGATGAACTGCGGCTGGCCGGGCTGGGTGCCGATCTCCTTCGGCAGGCCGCCGGGATAGGTCGGAACGAATTTCGGGTCGTCGATCGCCGGATGGCCGCCGACGGCGACCAGGATGTTGGCGGCCTGGCAGAAATGCTCCATCTCCTGCATCGCAACGCCGATGATCATGTTGGCGATGACGCCGTTCTTCGCATCGTCCAGCGAATAGGCGGCCTGGAGATAGACCGGCAGGGTGGCGTGTTCCAGCTCGACCGCGAGCTGGAGATTGTAGCGGATATCCTCGATCGTGGTCGGCCGCTTGGCCCTCACGAACAGGGTTTTCAGGGCTGACTTGGCGATGTCGGTCGCCTTGGTGCCGGCGGCCGGCACCGCGACGGCCTCCGCCTGGCTGGCGTCGGTGGTCATGGCATGAGCTCCATCGAGCGGATTCGGGCTGGGTCGGGCGGATTGCGGGAAGGGCCGGTCCGTCACTTGCGCAGGAAGGGCGGCCTGATCGGCTTGGTGGCCAGCCAGCTCAGCGCCTCCTGCACCTCCGGCGAGACCGCCGTCGACCGCGGCGGCTTGGGCGCCGTCACCTCGCCGCGGACCGGGTCGGCCGCCCATTTCAGGA
Encoded proteins:
- a CDS encoding TatD family hydrolase, which codes for MKLFDPHIHMTSRTTDDYAAMRRAGIIAVTEPAFWLGQPRTHAGSFEDYFLSLVGWERFRASQFGIRHFCTLGLNPKEANNPDIVDPVLELVDLYLEKDGVVAVGEIGYDDMTPAEDDILSRQVEMAIRHRLPIMVHTPHRDKKAGTRRTIDLLREAGVPPHMVLIDHNNEETLPITLDSGCWAGHTIYPGSKMDEPRMVGLVQTYGAERIMVNSSADWGISDPLKVPKTVAAMEEAGISAAAIETIVWRNPIAFYAQSGRLDPAELEETLPVDQRLLFEGNTVLRGQKPTVELPATAADHVAEPA
- a CDS encoding alkaline phosphatase family protein, with product MTLTRRTLVLNVVGLTADLLPHAPALSALATRGVRPLVPPLPAVTCTVQASMLTGRTPSGHGCVANGWYDRDLSEILFWKQSNRLVSGETLWEEARRRDPSFTGAKLFWWYNMYSGADLSVTPRPVYCADGRKLPDIHSRPAGLRDELIKRLGPFPLFRFWGPGADIVSSRWIADCAAEVERRMRPSLSLVYLPHLDYDLQRFGPDDPRIPAQVAAVDGLCAPLIERAEREGMRVIVLSEYGITNVTGPIAINRALREAGLIAVRTEQGGELLDPGASEAFAVADHQIAHIHVARPEQVPEVRDLVAGLDGVERVLDRIDQRAAGIDHPRSGDLVAISRADRWFSYPYWLDDARAPDFARTVEIFRKPGYDPAELFIDPAIRWPKLAIGWRLARKALGFRTLMDLIPLDGGLVKGSHGRPTDRAEAGPLLISSEPALLPDGPIPAEAVKGLILSHLFD
- a CDS encoding TolC family outer membrane protein, which codes for MIPETWRACGSAFAAGLALLLAAAPAGAMTLQEALSRAQATNPTLAAEQARLRAVDEQIPQAMSGYRPTVTATLGISRDLTDTRYEGIGSERTETNAKSASVTASQPLFDATVASAVRRAERLVEAERATLLATEQTVLLNAATAYLDVVKNQELVALNTANVALLQRQLKAAQDRARVGEYTRTDVAQADSRLAQAVASRLAADGTLETARAGFVRIVGSLPGTLAAPKPAFRLPKTLEEASALARANNPSVLSAAYAEDAQRHYIDRQFGQMLPSASLSASGSRSWDPGRDDGIDYTRTDSLTARVQVTAPLYQAGLPESQVREAKQTAGQYHMQTREQGNQSVESAVTAWAALEAARANIHSYRDQIKAAQTALDGLREEAKVGSRTLLDVLDQEQELLTSRVNLVGAQRDETVAAFQLLAACGQLSAERLGLEKRAH
- a CDS encoding ferritin-like domain-containing protein, which produces MTTDASQAEAVAVPAAGTKATDIAKSALKTLFVRAKRPTTIEDIRYNLQLAVELEHATLPVYLQAAYSLDDAKNGVIANMIIGVAMQEMEHFCQAANILVAVGGHPAIDDPKFVPTYPGGLPKEIGTQPGQPQFIVHLRPFSKDQIKNCFMVIEEPADPVDIKDTGLLKAASDIQDNYRTIGEFYEDIAKALTALGDGVFSGKPDGQVYGMFGIKPILCLADAQAAIERIIVEGEGTPTAPTEDDTGDMAHYYTYYEIYKGRKIAKQGDDWVFTDETIPFDPTGVADIPDDPKQEDYPPGSAAAIQSQSFNTYYSNLLKALHQSFNGNPDKINDAVALMFDLKIQAKSLMQTPLNDGTGKCAAPTWQYIP